The DNA region CTGCCCATCGGCTGCCGTTTGGCCTGCGTTGGCAGCTTGGCGCTGATCGACGCGGGCACCTCGCCCTCGGTGACCTCGACCCAGGCCGGGATCCGCAGGGCCTGAACGGCACCGGCCAGGCAGATCACCACGGTGAACCACAGGGCGCCGGGGGAGCCGAAGATATGCGCGAACAGCGCGGCTATCGCGCCGAAGACACCGCCCGCGGCCAGCCCGAACACCGTCAGGCGGGCGTTGGTCTTGGCCAGGGTTATCTCAGGTGGCAGCACTCTCGGCGTGATCGCGGCCTTGAGCACGGTGAACGATTTGGACAGCACCATCTTGCCGAGCGCGGCCGGGTACAGGCCCCAGTCGTCGAAGTGCATCGCCATGATCACGCACATGAGCGCCTGGCCCGCCGACGCCGCGCACATCGCGAACCGGCGGCCCCGCTGCAGGCGGTCGAGCAGGGGGCCGATGACCGGCGCGAGGATGGCGAACGGGGCCACTGTGATCAGCAGGTAGAGGGCGACCTTGCCTTTGCTCTCGCCGCTGGCCGCCGAGAAGAACAGGGTGTTCGCCAGCGCCACGGCCAGCGCCGCGTCGCCCGCGTAGTTGAGCATCGTGGCGTAGGTGAGCGAGGACAGGCCGGACTTGTCGGCGCCGTCGGCGTTGGCCGCGCGCTTGAACGCCGTCACCGCCTGCTGGGTGAGCTGTCTGCTGCGCAGCGCGGCGACCCGGGTGACGGTCAGCTTCTTGGGGTAGTGCGTCGGCTGGTCGTGGGGCGGCCGCGGCCGGTCGTCGCGGGGCGGCGGGTAGTCGCCGACGTCGCCGTAGGTCTCGTAGGCGCCGGGCTCCAGCCTGCGCGTCGGCGGGCGGTGCGGCGCGGGCGGGCGCGCGGCCGGGATCGCGTCGGTCGGCGGTTCCTCCCGGCGCCACGGCGGCGGCTCG from Alloactinosynnema sp. L-07 includes:
- a CDS encoding MFS transporter, with amino-acid sequence MRSGSDQPPSGRRRDGGGRKRWGYQADPNRGAAEPPRQPMDPHRQPADPRRRHVDPRPQSSSRSEPPPWRRDSEPPPWRREEPPTDAIPAARPPAPHRPPTRRLEPGAYETYGDVGDYPPPRDDRPRPPHDQPTHYPKKLTVTRVAALRSRQLTQQAVTAFKRAANADGADKSGLSSLTYATMLNYAGDAALAVALANTLFFSAASGESKGKVALYLLITVAPFAILAPVIGPLLDRLQRGRRFAMCAASAGQALMCVIMAMHFDDWGLYPAALGKMVLSKSFTVLKAAITPRVLPPEITLAKTNARLTVFGLAAGGVFGAIAALFAHIFGSPGALWFTVVICLAGAVQALRIPAWVEVTEGEVPASISAKLPTQAKRQPMGRHVLVSLWGNGTIRVLTGFLMMFAAFAVRAQNETDPVQQLLLLGLIAGAAGLGSFAGNAVGARIHVGHPEQVVIGCVIGALTATIVASFAAGIVTAAMVGLVGAVASALAKNSLDAVIQDDLPEESRASAFGRSETVLQLGWVFGGAIGVLLPPIWWLGFLIVSVLLAAGLAQTLLTKRGQSLIPGFGGDRPLRFSMPGLRPASLHEGPPPPAGPAGP